The DNA window GCTATGAACGCTAAATTTGAGAAAGAGTGGGCGAATCCTGATATAAAAACTCTTCATGCAATGGGTGAGAGTATATTTTTAGTCCAATGCTCGGCATGTCATGGAATCACGGCTGACGGTATAAACGGCAAGGCCGCCGATTTAAACGTTTGGGGAAGTGAGCAGGGTATAGTAGATGCTATTATAAACGGCTCAAAGGGGCTTGATTACCCAATGGGAGAAATGCCTCCAGGAATGGCTGACGAGGAAGGCGCTAAGGCTATTGCAGCCTATATAGCCAAAGAGTTATCCGGTATAAAGTCAACTAAAAACGAAGCCTTGGTAGAGACCGGCAGATCCTTATATCCTGTATGTGCATCTTGCCACGGAGATGACGGCAAAGGAATGGATGGCATGAGTCCTGATCTTACTAAATATGGTACAAGTGATTTTGTAGTAGATGTGCTAAAACGTGGTAAAAAAGGTGCTATAGGCGCTATGCCTAAATTTGACGACGGAAGACTTAACGCATTGCAGCAAAAGGCTGTAGGCGAATATATCTTATCGCTTACGAAGTAAGGAGCTATGATGGAAAATACAAATAGAAACGTTTTTGCACTAAATGGTGCAACGGGAATGCTTATCGCTACCGTGCTTTTGCTAACTATCTTAGCCGTACTTACATATCTTGGCATTAAGGCTCAACAAGATGTGGCGCAAAAGCCATACACTATCGAAAATCCAAGTGCTATCGAGATGAAAAGCGTAGATAACGCTAAGCATATAAAGATAAAGGAGTAGAGATGTCGGCAATTTTAGAGAAGATTATAATCATAGGACTTGTCCTCTCTGCTATAATTTGTGCATGGGCTGTTTTAACTCCTAATCACCTGTTCGTAGGATGAAATTTATAAATTTTAAGGGCGTATTTATCGCCCTTGCTTTGCTTTTAACTTCTGCTTTTTCAAAAGATATTGTCCTAGTAAATCAAAAAATTTTAAGCGATAAAGTTGCTGAAAGAATAGAGCTTATAGGTGACGAGTTGTTTGAAAAATCAAGTATTTATGTGGGTATAGGCGTATTTGATAAATTAAATGGAAAAAATTTAAAAGAGGCTTTTGGCGAGTTAGATTTAAAGCCGCCTTTTGCATTTTTGATGCTGTCTAAATTTGAGCATAAGGTTGAAATTTTTGCCGATAGTGAAACTCTTAAACTCTTTAATAAAGAGGGAATTTTAAGCCCATATCCATCTAGCGGTTCGATTTTACCAATACTTACCTCAAAAAATGGCAAGGATATTTATAATGCTGCTATGCTTAACGGCTATGCTGATTTGGCTGAGCAGATAGCTTCGTCAAAGCGCATTAAACTAGAAAATGCGCTAGGCAGTTCAAATAAAATTTTTCTTGAGATCATCAGATTTTTCGTATATGGTTCAATAATCTTTGTTATAGTCGTGATGTCAGTTAAGAAATTTAGGAATAAAAATGCAAGATAATACAAAGACATTTTGGCCATACGCTATCGTGCTCTCTATCATAGCTATTGTCATAGCCTGCATAGCTACGATTGTAATTGCGCTTAAAAATCCCGTTCAGATGGATACTTTTTATATGGACAGATATCAAAACGTAGATGAGAATATCAATAAAATTCACGAGAGTCAAAAGAAGTTTGATTCTAAATTCAGTGTCGTTTTTAATAGTGTAAATCTAGAAAAACATAACGATTTTCTTAAAGCTATATTTGAATTTACCGTAGCTCCAAAAGATAACAAATCTGCTAATCTTAGCACTCAAATTTTATTAACCAGACCAGAAACTAATGAGCTAAATCAAAATTTAGAGGCGATTTGGCAAAATCAAAAATTAATTACAAATAGTGTAAAATTAACTAAAGAGGGTAGATGGCAGCTGCTTTTAAAGCTAAATGACGGCACAGATACCGGATTTTATAAATTTGAAATTGAAGCGAAGTGATAGATTTAAATAGACTTTTTGTTTTTACAAACTCACGTAAAATTCGTGATTTTAACTCAAAATTTGAAGAGCAGTTAATACCCAAGGCGATTACTATAGCCGAATTTGAAAAAAAGGCGGTTTTGGTAAAAGATCGTTTTGAAGCCGATAGCGTATATTTGCTAGTGCTTATGCAAAGAGCTAGTGCAAGCATCAAAGAGGCTAGAGAGCAGCTTAAAATACCCGATGAATTTTTTGCATTTTTAAAAAATAATGACTATCTTTTTAGCTTTTTTAAAGAGCTTGCAATTCAAAAAAAGAGCATAGAAGATATTAAATTTAGCGATATATACGCCAATTTTGAAGAGCATTTGACCATACTTGAAGCCGTGCTAAATAGATATAAAGAGCTACTTGAAAAAGAGAATTTATACGATGATATAGTTTTGCCTGAAATTTATAATCTAAACGAGGATTATATCAGGGAATTTGATGAAATTATCATAGAGATAGACGGATTTTTAAGTGATTTTGAATGGGAAATTTTAAATAAAGTTTCATCTCTTACCACTCTTAAAATCATATTTCAAACAAGTAAATTTAATAAAAAATTAGTAGATAAAATTTCTCAAGCTTCAGGAATTAAAAATTTTGCCGAGTATTCAAAATTTGAGCTAAATTTGAGTGATAAAACACTTAAAAATATCGGCACTATCAATAAAAAAAGAGAGATTCAGACTAGATCTTTTGCTACGACTAGCCTTGAGTGTGCTTATGTTATGGCTAAAGCAAGCGAGTTTATAAGAGATGGAATTGAGCCTGAAAAAATAGCAGTGATTTTGCCTGATGAGAGCTTTAGCGAGCTTCTTGCAATGTACGATTTTAACCGAATTTTTAACTTCGCTATGGGTGAGAGCTTTAAGAATACGAAATTTTTTCAAATTATAGAATATATTGTAGCTGCAATAAACGATAAAAAAAGAG is part of the Campylobacter sp. RM16189 genome and encodes:
- a CDS encoding FixH family protein — protein: MQDNTKTFWPYAIVLSIIAIVIACIATIVIALKNPVQMDTFYMDRYQNVDENINKIHESQKKFDSKFSVVFNSVNLEKHNDFLKAIFEFTVAPKDNKSANLSTQILLTRPETNELNQNLEAIWQNQKLITNSVKLTKEGRWQLLLKLNDGTDTGFYKFEIEAK
- a CDS encoding DUF4006 family protein; protein product: MENTNRNVFALNGATGMLIATVLLLTILAVLTYLGIKAQQDVAQKPYTIENPSAIEMKSVDNAKHIKIKE
- a CDS encoding cbb3-type cytochrome c oxidase N-terminal domain-containing protein; translation: MKWFNLEDNINLLSLIGALAIILLTLFVVGKYVKQIKHSKSEGELSEDNWDGIGEYKNPIPVGWALIFVLTIVWAIWYYLVGYPLNSYSQIGEYNEEVKAMNAKFEKEWANPDIKTLHAMGESIFLVQCSACHGITADGINGKAADLNVWGSEQGIVDAIINGSKGLDYPMGEMPPGMADEEGAKAIAAYIAKELSGIKSTKNEALVETGRSLYPVCASCHGDDGKGMDGMSPDLTKYGTSDFVVDVLKRGKKGAIGAMPKFDDGRLNALQQKAVGEYILSLTK